A part of Haloarchaeobius sp. HME9146 genomic DNA contains:
- a CDS encoding phosphatase PAP2 family protein, translated as MEQLLPSLSPGTWFSLLVAVPTLLVFALGFRLFVPDVSFRSFVGGLVRTDWKYLGVAWVVTFGVNTMAHHFYAGRTYTSVIYGLEGTTVMLFQTVTWVPLTYAMTFVYLIGFPFVTLFTYWKLKAHDPEQARRYCAAYAMLVLMALPYFLAFPVSVTSEYLGHTATGGSGMEALMYDLHPVITEGITSTDTLVKAFPSLHTGISALAAVYSRYSSPRYARLAGGLTVAIMFSTFYLGVHWLTDAAFALVLVGLSFYVSQRISDPVTYEARIKKALRDQAGSGEPYGRGAD; from the coding sequence ATGGAGCAGCTACTGCCCTCCCTCTCCCCCGGCACCTGGTTCAGCTTGCTCGTAGCCGTGCCGACGCTGCTCGTCTTCGCGCTCGGCTTCCGCCTCTTCGTCCCCGACGTCTCGTTCCGGTCGTTCGTCGGCGGGCTCGTGCGGACCGACTGGAAGTACCTCGGCGTGGCCTGGGTGGTCACGTTCGGCGTGAACACGATGGCACACCACTTCTACGCCGGCCGGACCTACACGTCCGTCATCTACGGCCTCGAAGGCACCACCGTCATGCTGTTCCAGACGGTCACGTGGGTCCCGCTCACCTACGCGATGACGTTCGTCTACCTCATCGGGTTCCCGTTCGTCACGCTGTTCACCTACTGGAAGCTGAAGGCACACGACCCCGAGCAGGCCCGACGCTACTGTGCGGCGTACGCCATGCTCGTCCTCATGGCGCTCCCGTACTTCCTCGCGTTCCCGGTGTCGGTCACCTCCGAGTACCTCGGGCACACCGCCACGGGCGGGTCCGGCATGGAGGCACTGATGTACGACCTCCACCCCGTCATCACCGAGGGCATCACCTCGACCGACACGCTCGTGAAGGCGTTCCCGAGCCTGCACACCGGCATCTCCGCGCTCGCCGCGGTGTACTCCCGGTACAGCTCCCCGCGCTACGCCAGGCTCGCTGGCGGGCTCACCGTCGCCATCATGTTCTCGACGTTCTACCTGGGCGTCCACTGGCTGACCGACGCGGCGTTCGCGCTCGTGCTCGTCGGGCTGTCGTTCTACGTCTCCCAGCGCATCTCGGACCCGGTGACCTACGAGGCGCGCATCAAGAAGGCGCTGCGCGACCAGGCCGGGTCCGGGGAGCCGTACGGGCGCGGGGCTGACTGA
- a CDS encoding RNA methyltransferase, with protein MTTPAVAVVDSKTPGNVGTIARAMKNFGMSELLLVDPPEGTQEKHSEAWGFAGRAREDVLANAKEVDFDYLVDNYYTVGLTATTNEDCRKHVRFPFFTPDELADDLAGLDADACLIFGREADGLTNEELSKVDAVCSIPASDDYPVLNLGQAATITLYELRGLTVEETQLPDREHERAEEAMLDRLYDQFDDLLDSIDHPEEKRAKTLRMARRVFGRAHPTQREARSLLGIFRRATNHPELASVARDPADRDEPGEATGQDD; from the coding sequence ATGACGACACCAGCAGTCGCCGTCGTCGACAGCAAGACGCCGGGGAACGTGGGCACCATCGCCCGGGCGATGAAGAACTTCGGCATGTCGGAACTCCTGCTCGTCGACCCGCCGGAGGGCACCCAGGAGAAGCACAGCGAGGCGTGGGGCTTCGCCGGCCGCGCACGCGAGGACGTGCTCGCGAACGCGAAGGAGGTCGACTTCGACTACCTCGTCGACAACTACTACACGGTCGGCCTCACCGCGACGACCAACGAGGACTGCCGCAAGCACGTCCGGTTCCCCTTCTTCACGCCGGACGAACTCGCAGACGACCTCGCGGGGCTGGACGCCGACGCCTGTCTCATCTTCGGGCGCGAGGCCGATGGCCTGACCAACGAGGAGCTCTCGAAGGTCGACGCCGTCTGCTCGATTCCCGCGAGCGACGATTATCCCGTCCTCAATCTCGGCCAGGCCGCGACCATCACGCTGTACGAACTCCGCGGGCTCACAGTCGAGGAGACCCAGCTGCCGGACCGCGAGCACGAGCGCGCCGAGGAGGCGATGCTCGACCGACTCTACGACCAGTTCGACGACCTGCTCGACAGCATCGACCACCCCGAGGAGAAGCGCGCGAAGACCCTGCGGATGGCTCGCCGCGTGTTCGGACGGGCGCACCCGACCCAGCGCGAGGCCCGCTCCCTCCTCGGTATCTTCCGGCGGGCGACGAACCACCCGGAGCTCGCGAGTGTCGCTCGGGACCCTGCCGACCGCGACGAGCCCGGTGAAGCCACCGGGCAGGACGACTGA
- the folP gene encoding dihydropteroate synthase → MRDVDAAGLGIGDGYPTRVMGVLNVSSESPYKPSVFDDAGDAAAYVDEELIGEGADIVDVGLESANKKFEVLSAEQELDRLDVALETIESTSGDAIWSIETRYHEVAEAAIEGGFDMVNDIAGFADPKLPEVCAEYDVAVAKMASPPNLKRPGAVEETPWAERKGAEWAESADYIDQVYEALKQNGLTDKTIVDPAFGGWSEAQTTEQDREVLRRLREFRGLGQPILVSINRKNFLRELTDRSTEDALAVSLAATSMAIERGAHVVRTHDVRETVDACAVGDAFTPERYRGDADDVAVEELDVQTEGDVSRHVERLGTEDVAADATRAVFEVSGLTAGQAESLAAAASDAGAVFVTGADPGNAGLLVGSHRALRELAGSTPDDAGLVAVIDAVDATVA, encoded by the coding sequence ATGAGAGACGTAGACGCCGCCGGGCTCGGCATCGGGGACGGCTACCCGACGCGGGTCATGGGCGTGCTCAACGTGAGTTCGGAGTCGCCGTACAAGCCGAGCGTCTTCGACGACGCGGGCGACGCGGCCGCGTACGTGGACGAGGAGCTCATCGGTGAGGGCGCGGACATCGTGGACGTGGGCCTCGAATCGGCGAACAAGAAGTTCGAGGTGCTCTCGGCAGAACAGGAGCTCGACCGCCTCGACGTGGCCCTCGAAACGATCGAATCAACCTCGGGAGACGCCATCTGGTCTATCGAGACGCGCTACCACGAGGTGGCCGAGGCGGCCATCGAGGGCGGTTTCGACATGGTGAACGACATCGCGGGCTTCGCGGACCCGAAGCTGCCCGAGGTCTGTGCCGAGTACGACGTGGCGGTCGCGAAGATGGCCAGCCCGCCGAACCTGAAACGGCCGGGCGCGGTCGAGGAGACACCCTGGGCCGAGCGCAAGGGAGCCGAGTGGGCCGAGTCGGCGGACTACATCGACCAGGTGTACGAGGCCCTGAAACAGAACGGGCTGACGGACAAGACCATCGTGGACCCCGCCTTCGGGGGGTGGTCCGAGGCGCAGACGACCGAGCAGGACCGCGAGGTCCTGCGAAGACTGCGGGAGTTCCGCGGGCTGGGCCAGCCCATCCTGGTCTCCATCAACCGGAAGAACTTCCTGCGCGAGCTGACCGACCGCTCGACCGAGGACGCCCTGGCCGTCTCGCTGGCGGCGACCTCGATGGCCATCGAGCGCGGCGCACACGTCGTGCGGACCCACGACGTGCGGGAGACGGTCGACGCCTGCGCCGTGGGGGACGCCTTCACGCCGGAGCGGTACCGCGGGGACGCGGACGACGTCGCGGTCGAGGAGCTCGACGTCCAGACCGAGGGCGACGTGTCGCGACACGTCGAACGCCTCGGAACCGAGGACGTTGCGGCGGACGCGACCCGGGCCGTGTTCGAGGTGTCCGGGCTCACCGCCGGACAGGCAGAATCGCTCGCCGCGGCGGCGTCTGACGCGGGCGCGGTGTTCGTCACCGGCGCGGACCCCGGAAACGCGGGGCTGCTCGTCGGCAGTCACCGCGCACTTCGCGAACTGGCCGGTTCGACGCCCGATGACGCCGGTCTGGTCGCTGTCATCGACGCGGTAGATGCGACGGTGGCCTGA
- a CDS encoding 6-hydroxymethylpterin diphosphokinase MptE-like protein encodes MEFTEFEPVYERILQDFGFGREGDERARDVLADLTTPFDESRLSMLTGERIAICGAGPSLAEDLASLDADRVVAASTAAAVCREHGVEVDVYVTDLDAEPELAAELSAAGTPTVVHAHGDNIETVRELVPTLTQEHVLPTTQAAPKEHVRNFGGFTDGDRAAFLADHVGASELVFPGWNFEDPSVGAMKKQKLAWAARLLYWLEQRRDERFEILDEVRDGLELP; translated from the coding sequence ATGGAATTCACCGAGTTCGAACCCGTCTACGAGCGCATCCTGCAGGACTTCGGCTTCGGCCGCGAGGGTGACGAGCGCGCCCGTGACGTGCTGGCCGACCTGACGACACCGTTCGACGAGTCACGTCTGTCCATGCTGACGGGCGAGCGCATCGCGATCTGCGGCGCAGGACCGTCGCTGGCCGAGGACCTCGCGAGCCTCGACGCGGACCGGGTCGTGGCGGCCTCCACGGCCGCGGCGGTCTGTCGAGAGCACGGTGTCGAGGTCGACGTGTACGTGACCGACCTCGACGCCGAACCGGAGCTGGCGGCGGAACTGAGTGCCGCCGGGACACCGACGGTCGTCCACGCGCACGGGGACAACATCGAGACGGTCCGCGAGCTGGTGCCGACGCTGACACAGGAACACGTCCTGCCGACGACGCAGGCGGCCCCGAAGGAGCACGTCCGGAACTTCGGCGGGTTCACCGACGGCGACCGGGCGGCGTTCCTCGCGGACCACGTCGGCGCGAGCGAACTGGTCTTCCCCGGCTGGAACTTCGAGGACCCGTCGGTCGGCGCGATGAAGAAACAGAAGCTGGCGTGGGCCGCGCGGTTGCTCTACTGGCTGGAACAGCGCCGCGACGAGAGATTCGAGATTCTCGACGAGGTTCGAGACGGCTTAGAACTGCCCTAA
- a CDS encoding NADPH:quinone oxidoreductase family protein has product MKAIEVSEYGDTGSMQVVEEDVPEPGPGQVRIEVEAAGINFADIMQRRGHYPGGPEAPFRPGFEAAGTIEAVGEGVAYEGGERVVGLVGVGGYAEYAVTDAESLFPIPEGMSFAEAAGFPVQFLTAHNCLFGWGGLEEGESVLIQAAAGGVGTAAVQLADRAGAEVFGTASTQEKLDLAADLGCDHPINYTEADFREVVLEETDGEGVDLALDGVGDEVFAESVRATKDFGRIVPYGAASGVPGTLDTSEMFFRNQSVIGYHLGKAMQQKPQRVLEAVPDLTQGLESGELEVIVGETFALEDAAEAHEYIEARKSSGKVVLEP; this is encoded by the coding sequence ATGAAAGCCATCGAGGTCAGCGAGTACGGCGACACCGGGTCGATGCAGGTCGTCGAGGAAGACGTACCAGAACCGGGTCCCGGCCAGGTCCGCATCGAGGTCGAGGCCGCGGGCATCAACTTCGCCGACATCATGCAGCGGCGTGGCCACTACCCGGGCGGCCCGGAGGCCCCCTTCCGCCCCGGTTTCGAGGCCGCAGGTACCATCGAGGCGGTCGGCGAGGGCGTCGCCTACGAGGGCGGCGAGCGCGTCGTCGGGCTCGTCGGCGTGGGCGGCTACGCCGAGTACGCCGTCACCGACGCCGAGAGCCTGTTCCCCATCCCGGAGGGCATGTCCTTCGCGGAGGCCGCCGGCTTCCCGGTCCAGTTCCTGACCGCGCACAACTGCCTGTTCGGCTGGGGCGGCCTCGAAGAGGGCGAATCCGTCCTCATCCAGGCTGCCGCGGGCGGAGTCGGCACGGCCGCCGTCCAGCTCGCGGACCGCGCCGGTGCGGAGGTGTTCGGCACCGCGAGCACGCAGGAGAAGCTCGACCTCGCCGCCGACCTGGGCTGTGACCACCCCATCAACTACACCGAGGCGGACTTCCGCGAGGTCGTCCTCGAGGAGACCGACGGCGAGGGCGTCGACCTCGCGCTCGACGGGGTCGGTGACGAGGTGTTCGCCGAGTCCGTGCGCGCGACGAAGGACTTCGGGCGCATCGTCCCCTACGGCGCGGCCAGTGGCGTCCCGGGCACGCTCGACACCAGCGAGATGTTCTTCCGCAACCAGTCGGTCATCGGCTACCACCTCGGCAAGGCCATGCAACAGAAACCCCAGCGCGTCCTCGAAGCCGTCCCGGATCTGACGCAGGGCCTCGAATCCGGCGAGCTCGAGGTCATCGTCGGTGAGACGTTCGCGCTCGAAGACGCCGCCGAAGCGCACGAGTACATCGAAGCTCGCAAGTCCTCGGGGAAGGTCGTCCTCGAACCCTGA